Genomic DNA from Gossypium hirsutum isolate 1008001.06 chromosome A01, Gossypium_hirsutum_v2.1, whole genome shotgun sequence:
ATGATCGTGAAGTTATAGTCTCGGCACATGACACAAAAGTTCGAGTCTATAGCCTTTCGAGTGATGCCCTAGCTCCTAGTGGCTAGACCAAGATGAACCACCTTGTGTGAGTTAATCCGATGCCTAAACAAATCCATTTTCAACATTCAAAGGAGCATCAACTCAAAATTCTGTCCTTTGCGATCTTGGCAATGTAGTCGGTTCCGTATGAGTTCGGATCGGTGTGTACCGTTCCAATAATAAACCAACGCAACAAATTTCCCTTTTCATATCGGTTAAAATTTTGGTCTGTAACGGTTGCATTGGTTTGAACTGGTGCATCGGTTGGtccatgaataatattaaaaaatataaaatttttaacattttaccattatggtaataaataataaaaacttttaTCAGAATATTGTGCTTTGACTACtgcatgaatattttatatttgaaatttatttaatataatttattttatattggtaaaaatgtttcttttgcatatattaaatatttttttcaaaaatattaataaaacaaaaatgataCATCGCACAAACCGATACCTGTATGCACCAGCTCCAGTAAAAACACGAGCGAGTCAAATGTAAAATTTTGAGTTAACATtagaattttaatcaaaataattaattaaatattttaattggtATCTTGAAACCTCTTAAGTCGATTATCAGAAacattatttttctttgtaaatcagtttcttttaatttttagtgttgaaattggttgaattgattAAAAGGTAAATTCATGTTTCTCAATGCAAATCTTACGTGACATGATCAACATTGAATTGATGTTTTTTTGTTTTCTCCTTTTTTACTTCAACAGTTGATTTAAAAAGAACCTCGCAGATATTTCACTATAATGATATCTTTAAATAGATGTCATAATCCTTCAAcccattttttttataacttaGTACTCTTGACAGGAGTAAATTATTGCCACACGTCATAAGTATGTAATTTTTGTGACTAGAATTTATGACATAGGTTGTGGAGTGAATACCAAAGTCTTTAGAAACAGGTTAATGATCGAATCGATTAAGTCATTAATTTATCGATctgattaattcaattaaaataaatcactaaaatttttataaaatataaaatattaaaaactcgACTTAATTGATTCATAGCAACTCCTAAATCAACTAGTTCAATATATTTCTCGAAGCCGATACGTAAATTGATCTAATCCGACTCAAATATTATTGGTAAACACTAATAACCAATAAGTTAAACATTCGGATTCCAAacactttttattaaaagaaGAGATAAAAGCATGAATTGGATATGATGTGATGCTTGTTAAGGCTAAAGCTGCCCAGACACCAACCATCTCTTTTTAGCATGTCTTAGACCTGTCAGAAGAAACACCCATTATTCTTTTTCAACATAAATTTGTCTTATATTTGTAACTAATTTcttgtattaatttattttatacataatatttaatagataaaatattttaaaattatttagtgatattaatggaccaaattaaaaaaaataaaatcttaaattataaaagatacaaatattttattttattcataaaaaatacagaataaagaataattaaaaaattagtttttctCAATTTCGATATTCAACAAATTGGTTTCTcgcaataaaattaaatcatcataattattgtTAATTTCGAAGGTAAGTAATTAAAGACAATTAAtcacaaaattattgtttttttcgccaattgtatattttttttattggtaaaataacaaatttaactgtCAAAGCTTACACATTTTGTTAAATCGatcttgatttaataaatttagttatcaaTATTTACgtattttgtcaatttagtcattatttaaGAAATTTAACTCGCATTATTAACACATTCTGTTAAAATTTACactaaatatataaacattaaaagctaaatttgttatcataccaattaaaattacgtACAATTAacgaaaaaaatcaaatatttacaCCATGATTAATTATTCTCAATTGCTCGTTTTCGAGATTGTCAAgaattaaattactctaatatTTTTGAATGGAATAACAGagaaaaatgtattaaaaatttaattaaattgagataatatgaaaaatgaatttatacACTAGTTGAAATCACTCTTGTGGATTCTTTTtacagtttttaaattttaataattttataaatttaatttaaatcatgaaaaggttaaaaataaataatatatatctttatGGTAATTTTCAAATACAtggattaattatatatatttaaaaatattaaattttagtcaaataaatttttaaatctatATATGAAATTAGATAATATTTACATGGACtgatgatatatgtttatatatatattaaatttatatattgcttcttaaatttaatttagataaataaatttatctagttttaaatttaaatttaataatacaaATGTTATCtttgtgttaattttttatttagtacACAGGCATTCGAAAAAATTTgttgtgataatatttttttcGTTTGTACCGGTTCATTGGTCAATTAATGTAATAGTTTTTTCTAGACCGTTATCTTAGTTAGTTTCGATTCAACAAGTTTGATTGGTTAGTTTGATCCGATTCAAACATCATTAACAATGTTAACATTTTGGAATAACAGGTTTAACGATTTCCGACCTCTTATGTATCGATTaggtaaaaaaaaagtttagtacTAACTAGGTACAAATAAATAAAGGTGTTCATGGGTTGGATCTAATATGATATTAGTACACTTTATATTTGTCCAAGCCTGATTCGGCTGGAAATATGTGTCTAGAATTTTGCCAAAGTCTACCCATTTTTATAAACTATTAAGGGCTAGTTTACTATTTAGGTTAAAAAGTGTTAttgaattgtttgataatatTTATCATTACGGTCAAAAAATGCTATTGAGAagataaaatgttaattttatacaTAATGTTATCAGGTAGAAAATTTAATGGGGATAAAAACGTAACTTCATTAAAAACACTTTTCCAAAAGCGGAAAACTTTTGGCTTGGGTTAAAATCCCAATTTAAAATCAATGTTTGGTTTGAAAAATTGTCTGTTTACCAATTTTTTgggggtaaactattaaaatagtcacttttgtttacttcagattatattttagtcacttatgtttgaaatgttacgttttagttatttacgttatcgtgttgtaacattgtAATTACTAAAtcattaattgtcgttaacggtgtaacgatAAACTGACGTGACACATTCTTATTTATTAATATCGGTGTTTAAAGTAAAATGaaatcaattttataatttatataccacGTTTGACCTGAAAAAGagctaatttatatttttttaaaattatttacttacaaaatataattagaagtcaacTTTGAATTAAAATCCGATtcacacaaaattttcataatcgGTGTAACtttcattaataaaaaatcatttaaaattaattataaattttttttcaaattaaatggaTTTTTAAATTCGATTTCAGTTCCTTTTTAAGtcgaataaaatttaatataaataaaaaatatttaaaatttgatttgactTATACCTGTAGTACAATAAACCTGTAGTTTCTGTTTTGGGGTGAAAAAAACAGAAAACACCGTAAGACCGGCAGCCTGCATTCACTGAGATCCATAAGCCAAAAAAATGCCTGCCTATCTGCCTCCTTGTCCTCCTATATTTTCAAAGTAAAACTCAGAATTTGGCACTctaacttaaaaaagaaaaattgtcaatgattatcaatttttaaaaatattaaattaaatttttttataaatgttaaatttttaaacattgtaGTTCGCATGgtaatttatgtatatttcatgattttttttaatttttagacttttttttgaattatgaaattttttataacttttaaattgtTTGTTAAGATGGAATATAAGAAAAAATAGTGTCATACTAATATAAAATATACTCGGATTGTTAcaccaattaaaaatatatatattgtatttttttgtgtgtttgtttTACTGTTCATATTAATGGTCCGTTGTTGCCCCTTCCAACAATGCCATCTCCAAGATTTAAATTTGTGTTCTCTCATTGAAAATATAATGCAGAGGCAAACACTAAGGGAGATAGCACCCTAAAAATGAAAAGATTTTAATTCAATcactctaaaaataataaaattgcacttttccctttcaaatatgaaaaagaaattctatttagtttctcaaaaaatatatggtaaaattacattagAATCTCttaaaagttttataatttagttccGGCCCCTTAAAAAAAGTCTTTAACTTTACCCCTGATATAATATATCTTAGCATTGCACCCAACATTTATTGATaagtatttctattaaaaaataatttaactatttttaaaatttaataattaaatttaactgaaaaagaaaaaaatcaaaatatatataaatattagagattaaatttaacatttcacatttaaagaaaatagattCTTTTACCCCAACTTAGATTATTTTCCAATGACTAGTTCAATTAAGAACAAAGggtaaaaaatacaaatttaaaaagataTAGGAAAGTGTCCGagtcttaataaaattttagactcatttGGTAGGTCTAAGTCTAGCCTGAAAAATGAGcataaaattttgtctaaacaagccTGTTCGtattaaaaattatatcatttaaaaaagtatatataatacatcaaaaacactaaaaatattaaaataaatatataatactaacatATGTGtaacttaataattaaatacatctaaaataatagcaaaattaataataaaataagaattatataatatctcattaataacaacaaaacagtgaaaaacaacaagacaacaacatatttttttttccGTTTTGCAAGTTTAAGTCGAGTTAGGACTAAAAAGACCTTACCTGGAACTTGACTCGTTTCTTAAACAAGTTTTAATTTTTacctaaacttattttttaaacttatatattttttaaatcctcTCGCTTTACAACCGAGCCACCCAATTAAAAGGAAAGAGAAGAGAGAAAGCAAAAACAAATTGAGATGGGATTTGTGGGACAATTCAGGTGGGTGGAGTGAAATAGAAGGAAAGGAAAATGAAATCCAAAATTCAGACGTCAATCCCGCCTTCAATTTCTCCCTCACTTCTCCTTCCTttcttaactaaaaaaataaagctattttagtaataaaaaaggataaataattaaaagaaaaagctGAAGCTGTTTTTCCCTCTCTTTTAACGACATTCATCACTGCATTTATTGTACCCCCAAAGGTCCCACCATGTGCCTTTTCAATTTTTCcactaattatttatataaatcattttattatggTTTAATTCCCCTTAAACTCTTTATACCtttttcatatttgaaatttagtccttaatctcaGTTCAGTCGGTATTATTGTTATTACAGTAATGAGGACGAGGGTTCAGATACACTTAActgttttttctttcaatttaaagaGTGGGAATGGGTTATGGGCAATGATGTTTAAACCAGATACACTTTCTGTACCTTAATCTCAATTCAGTCAGCATTATTGTTATTACAATAAttaggaggacgtgggttcagATGTACTTaactattttttctttcaatttaaaggATGGGAATGGGTTATAGGTAATGATGTTTAAACCAGATACACTCTCTGTACCTTAATCTCAGTTTAGTCGACATTATTGCTATTACAGTAAttaggaggacgtgggttcatATACACTTAAGtgctttttctttcaatttaaaggGTGAGAGTGGGTTATGGGCAATAATGTTTAAACCTGGTTAAAAATCAACTGAGATACTAGTTCGAAAAATCATTAAACCAGTTGACTCGAGAATCAATACAGACCAATTAAACTGATAAATCGGTGCACAAAGCACCTCAAAATAGTTTCTATATCATTGAAACAATTCATAAAGTGAGTTTCAAATGAATGGAGAAAAAGGAGATTGGTGAAAAGGATTATGAATGTATGACCACCTTCCTTGTGCTGCTTTTCAAGCATCAAAAGAATCAATTTCTATACCTTTTTCTATCCATAGATTTAAGCAATTCAGATAGGTAGACAAATAACCGGTATATATAAGTGTCGGATatgaatatatgtttaatataattaagttttttttttaaatttacatacatttataatgttACATCTCGATATTCATAAACTAGTAAACAAAAGCAAATctacttaaaatgaaaaaattacaatttaatctcttcataaataatgaaattataaatatatataatgatattaaACTTTGacccataaaaatattaaaaaaattcatttaatccattaaaaaattataatttaattctaaacCAATGAAAACAACTTTGCTTTGTTATGACTTAAAGTTACAACCTTTTTCATTCTCTATCATAATCAAATACCCTAAACCAaccaaaataaatctaattaaaCCCTATTTCTTTTTTAAGAATAAACATCCAAAACCTTGGTTTGTTCATAAAAAGAATagatcaaaatttcaaaaaaaaatcaaattaagtcattttaagtttaattttatggAGTTATGCttaatattttttgatttttttctctttgtttaactcaattttagttttttacaTAAATTCTTATTAGtgtaagttattttaatattatttaacctATGAATTTAGTCTATAAATATGCCCCTTTCCACTCTGATTAGTgtagtttttaaaagttttcagaGAATTTCGTGCTTACGATTTGAGCATTTTTATTTcgagttttggggtttagttttatcttcatattttgtacttttcgttttttctatttaatgaaattatctttacctgtgatttttcatcattttcagtGAGTTTTTTTCCACGTGTGTTTagtcttttcaattttttcgttCTTTAATTTATTCGTTGCTTAACCTGATTTATcctcaacaaatttaaaaaaaaagaagaagaagataaatttacatttttatttcaaatattttttaattttataccaaataaaattattttttattaatttaaatattcaaatccATCTATATTTGAATATTGCTATATGCCAAACAATGCAAGTTGACTATGAAGATTTCTGCATgcttttgatttgaaattttaacctcaaaataaaaaataagagagtAAAGCCAAGAAATTTCCTACTGACCAATTTGTCTATATATACATGACAGGAGTatgtctttcttttttttttttattcaatatatatatttaaaacagaGGTAAGATTTTGAATATGTTTGAATATTACTAGTTTTGTCTTAAGCTGCAGTATTTTTCAAAGGCCAAATAAGAGATTAACTATAAAATAATGAGGACCAGAGAAAAAGTTGGAGGACTGAGAAGGCACCGACAAATTGTTTTACTTTAAAGGGTTAGTAGTTAATATTTATATACACATGGTAGAGACATACTCGTATCATACCTGGACATATTATGTTTAAAGGGAGTTGTCTAAATGAACATCATTTGATTATCAAACTAATTACGAGTGTTCTTTTTATTCTCGAATGTtgatatacatgcatatattatGTCTAAAGGGAGTTGTCTAAATGAACATCATTCGGCTATTAGACCAATTACGaggatttgttttatttttgaatgttgatattAACAGcgagagaaatttttttttagtaatgtttttttaaaatttgaactttgaatttgaattttttatatatagtacaATTTATCTTGTCATTGCAACACAAACATTTATTGGTGTTTTAAGTATGTATATTTATTTggcgattgagtcttaactcgattgatatGACTATTGTTGCCAATACAGGAGGAcatgggttcgagtgcgctgaagtggattatcattctatttataggttgaggaaCGAAGAAATCCATCACTTTTGatatagttttaaatattatgGCAAAACTTAATGCTGTTAAAAAAAAGTATACGAAGAAATCCATCACTTTTGATAATTTTGCGGCCatgtctttttcctttttttatttttgaatcgaCTAATAATTGAATCAATCTCATTTTGCGTTTTGATCATGCTTTTTGTGAGACAATATTTAGAACTaaccataatcatttccaaacccataaataagagaataatgcgtTTCAATACCCTCGAATccatatatttttttagtattaataataataactatgTCAATCGAATTAAAACTTGATGTATCGATGAATTTTGAAAAAAGCATTTGTTTGCAGCTTTAATGTTGAAATGATAATTTaggtataacaataataaaaagaaaagcatGATGGACATTGTCAAATATTTAGAATTCCAACCATGCAAGAATTAGAGATACCCAATTTCACCCATTGGTcatgaaaatttaaaagaaaaggagACTATTCCACAGCCTTTTTACTCATTTCATTTGGAAGGGGTGGAGAACAGCAATCATTAACACAACCACAGCCCCACCCATACTCACATTTCCCCCTTTTTCACCTTTAATCATTTCATATTCCCAAATCCTTCacatacttaattaattaataaccaAGTGCTTAAATACAAAATAACCCTttaaactacttttttttttacttaaatatttacttcttaaaaaataatatttcaactataattttttttaattttacttaatataCAATACTAACCTATAAGAACGTGTCACATGTCACATTCTTATAAGATGTCATACACGAATATCACTTTTGATCAAGAAAACTTTAAATACTTGAGTAAAAAATGATATAGATTGAAACCAATTTAATAGTTTAAGTGCCACGTATCACTTATATTATATGggttttgttcaattttttcggattaattctgttttctttaattcttcgTTTGTCGTGTTGATTAGAttctatattataattaattagacatatatttgtatttatattgTACTTGTATCTGTATTGGAAGATAAAAATACCATAAATGTTCCTATAATAAGAACTAGATTGTCTTTTGTCTCATCTACTACAAAGTTGTCAAATTAATATGTGACAAACGAAATAACTAAAGTGGCACGTGGACTTTATGCTGATGTACAATAACAGATTTacccatttttaataaaaaatacaaaatacaacCTGACttctaatataatattttttttagtagTGAAACACTAAAAAGAATGAAGGgtaaaatattgtaatttttaattataattaagataaaattatGAGACTACCCACTTCCATTCCCTTCTTTAATCATTCCTCCGACATCCCAAGACAAAATGCAGTTTGTGGAGtagtcttatttatttatttattatattatattaaaaaaaaaaacactctttcctttcctttccttccTCCTTACCTTCCCGCTCAAACAAACCAAAAAATGAACTCCCATTCCTCGCTTCAATTCCTCTTGTTTCTCTCCCTTTCCtcccttttcctttccctttcctCCTCCACTAACGACACGGATACCCTCACTCTCTTCCGCCGTCAAGCCGACACTCACGGCAACCTCATCTCCAACTGGACCGGCCGCGACGCTTGTTCCTCCGCCTGGCACGGCGTCGTTTGTTCCTCAACCGGTCGTGTCATTTCCCTCTCACTACCTTCCCTTTCCCTTCGTGGTCCCATTACTGCTCTTTCTCTTCTAGACCAACTTCGTATCCTCGACCTTCAAAACAATCGTTTGAACGGCACCGTTTCACCGTTAACTAATTGTTCTAACCTTAAACTAGTTTATCTTTCTGATAATGATTTCTCCGGAGACATCCCACCGGAAATTTCGCGTCTCAAAAGGTTGCTCCGACTTGATTTATCAAACAACAACATACGAGGCAATGTTCCTAAAGAAATCTCTGGTTTGAAACGGCTTATTACTCTCAGGCTTCAAAACAATGCATTAACCGGCGAAATCCCagatttcttttcttcttttaaaagCTTAAAAGAACTTAATTTAACCAATAATGAGTTTTTCGGGCGGTTACCTGGAAGTTTACTGAAAAAATTCAGTGAAAAAAGCTTTGTAGGTAACGAAGGTCTTTGTGGATCAAACCCATTTCCGGTTTGTTCTTTTACAGGTTCTCCTCCGTTGGATACGCCGACCCAAACAGTTCCATCGAACCCAAGTTCAATGCCGAGAACACCTATAATTGAACAAGAGAGACCCAAAGCACATAAAGGGTTAACCCCTGGTGCTATAGTTGCAATTGTTGTGGCGAATTGTGTGGTGTTTTTGGTAGTGGTTTCTTTTGCAGTGGCTTATTTCTGTGGGAGAAACAATGGGGAAATTGTTTGGAAATCCGGGAGTGATGGTGGGAAAAGGAGTAGCTATGGAAGTGAAAAGAAAGTATATGCAAATGGTGGATTACCAGAGCCTGATAGTGATGGAACCAATGCAACAGATAGGAGTAAGCTTGTTTTTTTCGAAAGAAGGAAACAATTTGAATTAGAAGATTTGTTGAGAGCTTCAGCTGAAATGCTTGGGAAAGGAAGTTTAGGAACAGTTTACAAAGCAGTGCTTGATGATGGCTGTACTGTTGCTGTCAAGAGACTTAAAGATGCAAATCCATGTCCAAGGAAAGAATTTGAACAATATATGGATGTAATTGGGAAAATTAAGCATCCCAATGTAGTGAAATTGAGAGCTTATTATTATGCTAAAGAAGAAAAGCTTCTTGTTTATGATTATCTCCCTAACGGTAGCTTGCATTCACTTCTTCATGGTAATGTCATTAAACTCATCATTTAAATGCATTGAGGGTTTTGATGGGAGTTTAATTGTTTACCCTTCTTTGTGTTTGAAAAACAGGGAACAGAGGACCGGGGAGGATTCCATTGGATTGGACTACAAGGATCAGTTTGGTTTTAGGTGCAGCTCGTGGATTAGCAAAGATTCATGAAGAGTATAATACACCTAAAATCCCACATGGAAATGTGAAATCTTCTAATGTGTTGCTTGATAAAAATGGGGTTGctttaatttctgattttgggTTGTCTTTACTTTTAAATCCTGTTCATGCTATAGCTAGATTAGGTGGATATAGAGCTCCTGAACAAGCTGAAGTGAAAAGACTGTCTCAAATGGCTGATGTTTATAGCTTTGGGGTTTTATTGTTAGAAGTGCTTACAGGGAGAGCTCCATCGCAGTATCCTTCACCGACTCGGCCTCGAATCGAAGACGAAGAACCGGCAGTTGATCTTCCGAAGTGGGTTCGATCCGTTGTTAAAGAAGAATGGACAGCCGAAGTGTTTGATCAAGAGCTTTTGAGGTACAAAAACATCGAGGAGGAACTCGTTTCCATGCTTCATGTGGGGTTAGCATGTGTGGTTCCCCAGCCTGAAAAACGGCCCACGATGACCGAAGTGGCTAAAATGATCGAGGATATCAGGGTGGAACAATCACCTTTAGGGGAAGATTACGACGAATCGCGCAATTCGATCTCGCCTTCCATTGCTACCACTGAAGATGGAATTGCTGGTTACTGATCTTTTCATTGCCATTTTGCTAATGGTAAATTAATTTCCATCCTTTTATATATGCATGATCTCTTTACTGCAAATTCatcactcttttctttttctggttCTTTCTTAGATCCTATTTGGTTGGTTTGTGCTTCtttgtaatattttttaagtCTTTGTGTCTGCTTGTTGTTGCTGGTTAGACATGATCGTCGATGCATTGTAATGTAATTTTTGACAATTTGAACTAgtttatca
This window encodes:
- the LOC107942816 gene encoding leucine-rich repeat receptor-like protein kinase PXC1, with protein sequence MNSHSSLQFLLFLSLSSLFLSLSSSTNDTDTLTLFRRQADTHGNLISNWTGRDACSSAWHGVVCSSTGRVISLSLPSLSLRGPITALSLLDQLRILDLQNNRLNGTVSPLTNCSNLKLVYLSDNDFSGDIPPEISRLKRLLRLDLSNNNIRGNVPKEISGLKRLITLRLQNNALTGEIPDFFSSFKSLKELNLTNNEFFGRLPGSLLKKFSEKSFVGNEGLCGSNPFPVCSFTGSPPLDTPTQTVPSNPSSMPRTPIIEQERPKAHKGLTPGAIVAIVVANCVVFLVVVSFAVAYFCGRNNGEIVWKSGSDGGKRSSYGSEKKVYANGGLPEPDSDGTNATDRSKLVFFERRKQFELEDLLRASAEMLGKGSLGTVYKAVLDDGCTVAVKRLKDANPCPRKEFEQYMDVIGKIKHPNVVKLRAYYYAKEEKLLVYDYLPNGSLHSLLHGNRGPGRIPLDWTTRISLVLGAARGLAKIHEEYNTPKIPHGNVKSSNVLLDKNGVALISDFGLSLLLNPVHAIARLGGYRAPEQAEVKRLSQMADVYSFGVLLLEVLTGRAPSQYPSPTRPRIEDEEPAVDLPKWVRSVVKEEWTAEVFDQELLRYKNIEEELVSMLHVGLACVVPQPEKRPTMTEVAKMIEDIRVEQSPLGEDYDESRNSISPSIATTEDGIAGY